In the Drosophila gunungcola strain Sukarami unplaced genomic scaffold, Dgunungcola_SK_2 000001F, whole genome shotgun sequence genome, one interval contains:
- the LOC128262099 gene encoding thrombospondin type-1 domain-containing protein 4 isoform X1, whose amino-acid sequence MCIHGQMQFQCIDGPNMGLLTQISLKMAKLFLIFSIFIVLAFIPDTSFVSADLSTKDRIKKHQEWLKEHRKPKTKKIHSNNSYFELANLWHTRKDLSPKQKPNNKEEYLENETTSKISNKTDEIVLKPTYMLINGTNQNTSTSNLNLETTTLATTLTKHPVENGNAATTSQTPNIMEAYSSPNPPKVVTTKKLKKKVYPYPRWDNWSNWSECSRSCGGGVRHQIRKCINKNLSTNNQLTSNACVGYFKRYQLCNDVPCDSQSPDFRASQCTTYNEIEFHGHRYRWEPYVKDDAECELNCMPFGMKSFATLNESVIDGTPCQHPAEYYRSQHWDRAVCVDGACKAVHASGDIDGLYAHSGSVSCGGLLCRPVTGIFTRDPLPEHAYIHVTTLPVGASNISITELKNSINLLVLRTSKEVSIFNGENTVSESGSYEAVGATFDYHRIDGAQDSNGVTEWITSIGPIRDALQLMVFTKTPNNTGIKYEYMLPIISESEENEMSLESNDGLLRSGIEDTSSSSSSRAGRKRIFNWKVIGFSSCTKSCGGGTQTPIIRCIRKNPLRYYSQRRCVHSVKPVLNENLLHCNTQPCPAYWRVDEWGECRCLSSGAFRRREVSCVQELASGLVIHVDKSACMADQPPTQKQCECPKNRRRNLSRYRLPGSLDPGNSTQVKRSKIDGTEVHAIWLMSEWNQYCSATCGSGVEYRTVFCDRSKAGEQRCDPSTTPESRRPCEKSSCKVGDWFTGPWSSCNGDCFDLTRSRQVLCIHNQLITEDKDCTPELKPQSVEKCSHEEVEYCAARWHYSDWSECSKPCGVGNQRRSVKCLEYDIKLNVLRESSQCRYTIREPIYRNCNAQKCEEVPKTEAVPICTDKFANCQLASKAKLCSYDYYRDNCCASCAGGI is encoded by the exons ATGTGCATACATGGGCAAATGCAGTTTCAGTGCATAGATGGGCCCAATATGGGCCTATTGACACAGATAA gcttaaaaatggcaaagctgtttttaatattcag tatttttattgttctggCATTTATACCCGACACCAGTTTCGTAAGCGCGGATTTATCCACTAAAGATCGAATAAAG AAACATCAAGAGTGGCTGAAAGAACACCGCAAACCCAAGACGAAAAAAATTCATTCGAACAACTCATATTTTGAGCTAGCCAACTTATGGCACACGAGGAAAGATTTATCACCTaagcaaaaaccaaataacaaAGAAGAATATTTGGAAAACGAGACGACTAGTAAAATATCTAACAAAACGGATGAAATAGTATTAAAGCCAACATATATGTTAATAAATGGCACCAATCAAAATACATCGACATCTAATCTTAATCTGGAAACAACAACACTAGCAACGACGCTTACTAAGCATCCGGTAGAAAATGGTAACGCTGCGACTACAAGTCAAACCCCAAACATAATGGAGGCTTACTCATCTCCAAATCCACCAAAAGTAGTAACTACAAAAAAGCTTAAGAAGAAAGTCTATCCATATCCACGATGGGATAATTGGAGTAACTGGAGCGAGTGTTCGCGAAGTTGTGGAGGGGGCGTTCGGCATCAAATTCGAAAATGCATTAACAA aaacCTCTCCACAAATAATCAGCTTACGAGTAATGCCTGTGTGGGCTACTTCAAACGCTATCAGCTATGCAATGATGTGCCTTGCGACTCCCAATCCCCGGATTTTCGAGCTTCTCAATGTACAACTTACAACGAAATAGAGTTTCATGGCCATCGATATAGGTGGGAACCTTATGTGAAGG ATGATGCTGAATGTGAACTCAACTGCATGCCATTTGGAATGAAATCATTTGCCACACTCAACGAATCTGTAATTGATGGTACACCTTGTCAACATCCAGCTGAATACTATCGATCGCAACATTGGGATCGTGCTGTTTGCGTTGATGGCGCTTGCAAG GCCGTCCATGCCAGTGGCGATATTGATGGGCTGTATGCGCACAGTGGGTCCGTTAGTTGCGGAGGACTACTGTGCCGGCCTGTCACTGGGATCTTCACTCGTGATCCCCTCCCGGAACATGCCTACATACATGTTACCACCTTACCAGTGGGTGCatcaaatatttcaataacaGAACTGAAAAACAGCATCAACTTGCTAG ttttgcgTACATCTAAAGAGGTATCCATTTTCAATGGCGAGAATACTGTGTCCGAAAGTGGATCCTATGAAGCGGTTGGAGCCACATTCGACTATCACCGAATCGATGGAGCACAGGACAGTAATGGAGTTACCGAGTGGATCACAAGCATTGGGCCCATCAGGGATGCATTGCAACTTATG GTATTCACCAAGACACCGAATAATACTGGCATAAAGTACGAGTACATGCTGCCCATAATATCTGAGTCAGAGGAAAACGAGATGTCCTTGGAGAGCAACGATGGTCTGCTGAGATCCGGAATCGAGGACACCAGTTCGTCGAGCAGCTCGAGGGCGGGACGAAAGCGAATCTTTAACTGGAAAGTGATTGGGTTCAGTAGCTGCACGAAATCGTGCGGAGGCGGCACTCAGACACCCATTATACGTTGCATTCGGAAGAATCCATTGCGGTACTACTCGCAGCGTCGTTGCGTGCACTCCGTGAAGCCGGTGCTGAATGAGAACCTATTGCACTGCAACACGCAACCGTGTCCGGCGTACTGGCGCGTTGACGAGTGGGGCGAGTGCCGATGCCTCAGTAGCGGTGCCTTTCGCCGGCGGGAGGTGAGCTGTGTCCAGGAGCTCGCCTCCGGATTGGTCATACACGTGGATAAGTCCGCCTGCATGGCGGACCAGCCGCCCACCCAGAAGCAGTGCGAGTGTCCCAAGAACCGGCGACGCAATCTTTCGCGATACCGGCTACCAGGCAGCTTGGACCCCGGAAACAGCACCCAGGTCAAGCGCAGCAAGATCGACGGCACCGAAGTCCATGCCATCTGGTTGATGTCCGAATGGAATCAGTATTGCTCGGCCACGTGCGGGTCGGGCGTTGAGTATCGTACAGTATTTTGCGATCGGTCAAAGGCCGGCGAGCAGCGCTGTGATCCCAGCACCACTCCCGAAAGTCGTCGTCCCTGTGAGAAGTCCAGTTGCAAGGTGGGCGACTGGTTCACCGGTCCCTGGTCCTCCTGCAATGGCGACTGCTTCGACTTGACCCGCAGCCGGCAGGTGCTGTGCATCCACAACCAGCTGATCACAGAGGACAAGGACTGTACGCCGGAATTAAAGCCGCAATCCGTGGAGAAGTGCTCCCACGAGGAGGTGGAATACTGCGCTGCCCGTTGGCATTACTCGGACTGGTCGGAG TGTTCAAAACCATGTGGGGTTGGTAACCAGCGACGCAGTGTAAAATGTTTGGAGTACGACATAAAGTTGAACGTCTTACGGGAATCATCGCAATGTCGGTACACAATTAGAGAACCAATATATCGCAATTGCAATGCACAAAAGTGCGAAG AAGTGCCGAAAACTGAAGCTGTTCCGATATGTACTGATAAATTCGCCAACTGCCAATTGGCTTCGAAAGCAAAGTTATGTAGCTACGATTACTATCGCGACAACTGTTGTGCTTCTTGTGCCGGTGGTATTTAA
- the LOC128262099 gene encoding thrombospondin type-1 domain-containing protein 4 isoform X2, which yields MAKLFLIFSIFIVLAFIPDTSFVSADLSTKDRIKKHQEWLKEHRKPKTKKIHSNNSYFELANLWHTRKDLSPKQKPNNKEEYLENETTSKISNKTDEIVLKPTYMLINGTNQNTSTSNLNLETTTLATTLTKHPVENGNAATTSQTPNIMEAYSSPNPPKVVTTKKLKKKVYPYPRWDNWSNWSECSRSCGGGVRHQIRKCINKNLSTNNQLTSNACVGYFKRYQLCNDVPCDSQSPDFRASQCTTYNEIEFHGHRYRWEPYVKDDAECELNCMPFGMKSFATLNESVIDGTPCQHPAEYYRSQHWDRAVCVDGACKAVHASGDIDGLYAHSGSVSCGGLLCRPVTGIFTRDPLPEHAYIHVTTLPVGASNISITELKNSINLLVLRTSKEVSIFNGENTVSESGSYEAVGATFDYHRIDGAQDSNGVTEWITSIGPIRDALQLMVFTKTPNNTGIKYEYMLPIISESEENEMSLESNDGLLRSGIEDTSSSSSSRAGRKRIFNWKVIGFSSCTKSCGGGTQTPIIRCIRKNPLRYYSQRRCVHSVKPVLNENLLHCNTQPCPAYWRVDEWGECRCLSSGAFRRREVSCVQELASGLVIHVDKSACMADQPPTQKQCECPKNRRRNLSRYRLPGSLDPGNSTQVKRSKIDGTEVHAIWLMSEWNQYCSATCGSGVEYRTVFCDRSKAGEQRCDPSTTPESRRPCEKSSCKVGDWFTGPWSSCNGDCFDLTRSRQVLCIHNQLITEDKDCTPELKPQSVEKCSHEEVEYCAARWHYSDWSECSKPCGVGNQRRSVKCLEYDIKLNVLRESSQCRYTIREPIYRNCNAQKCEEVPKTEAVPICTDKFANCQLASKAKLCSYDYYRDNCCASCAGGI from the exons atggcaaagctgtttttaatattcag tatttttattgttctggCATTTATACCCGACACCAGTTTCGTAAGCGCGGATTTATCCACTAAAGATCGAATAAAG AAACATCAAGAGTGGCTGAAAGAACACCGCAAACCCAAGACGAAAAAAATTCATTCGAACAACTCATATTTTGAGCTAGCCAACTTATGGCACACGAGGAAAGATTTATCACCTaagcaaaaaccaaataacaaAGAAGAATATTTGGAAAACGAGACGACTAGTAAAATATCTAACAAAACGGATGAAATAGTATTAAAGCCAACATATATGTTAATAAATGGCACCAATCAAAATACATCGACATCTAATCTTAATCTGGAAACAACAACACTAGCAACGACGCTTACTAAGCATCCGGTAGAAAATGGTAACGCTGCGACTACAAGTCAAACCCCAAACATAATGGAGGCTTACTCATCTCCAAATCCACCAAAAGTAGTAACTACAAAAAAGCTTAAGAAGAAAGTCTATCCATATCCACGATGGGATAATTGGAGTAACTGGAGCGAGTGTTCGCGAAGTTGTGGAGGGGGCGTTCGGCATCAAATTCGAAAATGCATTAACAA aaacCTCTCCACAAATAATCAGCTTACGAGTAATGCCTGTGTGGGCTACTTCAAACGCTATCAGCTATGCAATGATGTGCCTTGCGACTCCCAATCCCCGGATTTTCGAGCTTCTCAATGTACAACTTACAACGAAATAGAGTTTCATGGCCATCGATATAGGTGGGAACCTTATGTGAAGG ATGATGCTGAATGTGAACTCAACTGCATGCCATTTGGAATGAAATCATTTGCCACACTCAACGAATCTGTAATTGATGGTACACCTTGTCAACATCCAGCTGAATACTATCGATCGCAACATTGGGATCGTGCTGTTTGCGTTGATGGCGCTTGCAAG GCCGTCCATGCCAGTGGCGATATTGATGGGCTGTATGCGCACAGTGGGTCCGTTAGTTGCGGAGGACTACTGTGCCGGCCTGTCACTGGGATCTTCACTCGTGATCCCCTCCCGGAACATGCCTACATACATGTTACCACCTTACCAGTGGGTGCatcaaatatttcaataacaGAACTGAAAAACAGCATCAACTTGCTAG ttttgcgTACATCTAAAGAGGTATCCATTTTCAATGGCGAGAATACTGTGTCCGAAAGTGGATCCTATGAAGCGGTTGGAGCCACATTCGACTATCACCGAATCGATGGAGCACAGGACAGTAATGGAGTTACCGAGTGGATCACAAGCATTGGGCCCATCAGGGATGCATTGCAACTTATG GTATTCACCAAGACACCGAATAATACTGGCATAAAGTACGAGTACATGCTGCCCATAATATCTGAGTCAGAGGAAAACGAGATGTCCTTGGAGAGCAACGATGGTCTGCTGAGATCCGGAATCGAGGACACCAGTTCGTCGAGCAGCTCGAGGGCGGGACGAAAGCGAATCTTTAACTGGAAAGTGATTGGGTTCAGTAGCTGCACGAAATCGTGCGGAGGCGGCACTCAGACACCCATTATACGTTGCATTCGGAAGAATCCATTGCGGTACTACTCGCAGCGTCGTTGCGTGCACTCCGTGAAGCCGGTGCTGAATGAGAACCTATTGCACTGCAACACGCAACCGTGTCCGGCGTACTGGCGCGTTGACGAGTGGGGCGAGTGCCGATGCCTCAGTAGCGGTGCCTTTCGCCGGCGGGAGGTGAGCTGTGTCCAGGAGCTCGCCTCCGGATTGGTCATACACGTGGATAAGTCCGCCTGCATGGCGGACCAGCCGCCCACCCAGAAGCAGTGCGAGTGTCCCAAGAACCGGCGACGCAATCTTTCGCGATACCGGCTACCAGGCAGCTTGGACCCCGGAAACAGCACCCAGGTCAAGCGCAGCAAGATCGACGGCACCGAAGTCCATGCCATCTGGTTGATGTCCGAATGGAATCAGTATTGCTCGGCCACGTGCGGGTCGGGCGTTGAGTATCGTACAGTATTTTGCGATCGGTCAAAGGCCGGCGAGCAGCGCTGTGATCCCAGCACCACTCCCGAAAGTCGTCGTCCCTGTGAGAAGTCCAGTTGCAAGGTGGGCGACTGGTTCACCGGTCCCTGGTCCTCCTGCAATGGCGACTGCTTCGACTTGACCCGCAGCCGGCAGGTGCTGTGCATCCACAACCAGCTGATCACAGAGGACAAGGACTGTACGCCGGAATTAAAGCCGCAATCCGTGGAGAAGTGCTCCCACGAGGAGGTGGAATACTGCGCTGCCCGTTGGCATTACTCGGACTGGTCGGAG TGTTCAAAACCATGTGGGGTTGGTAACCAGCGACGCAGTGTAAAATGTTTGGAGTACGACATAAAGTTGAACGTCTTACGGGAATCATCGCAATGTCGGTACACAATTAGAGAACCAATATATCGCAATTGCAATGCACAAAAGTGCGAAG AAGTGCCGAAAACTGAAGCTGTTCCGATATGTACTGATAAATTCGCCAACTGCCAATTGGCTTCGAAAGCAAAGTTATGTAGCTACGATTACTATCGCGACAACTGTTGTGCTTCTTGTGCCGGTGGTATTTAA
- the LOC128262099 gene encoding thrombospondin type-1 domain-containing protein 4 isoform X3 — MKTLIALLLLAVHASGDIDGLYAHSGSVSCGGLLCRPVTGIFTRDPLPEHAYIHVTTLPVGASNISITELKNSINLLVLRTSKEVSIFNGENTVSESGSYEAVGATFDYHRIDGAQDSNGVTEWITSIGPIRDALQLMVFTKTPNNTGIKYEYMLPIISESEENEMSLESNDGLLRSGIEDTSSSSSSRAGRKRIFNWKVIGFSSCTKSCGGGTQTPIIRCIRKNPLRYYSQRRCVHSVKPVLNENLLHCNTQPCPAYWRVDEWGECRCLSSGAFRRREVSCVQELASGLVIHVDKSACMADQPPTQKQCECPKNRRRNLSRYRLPGSLDPGNSTQVKRSKIDGTEVHAIWLMSEWNQYCSATCGSGVEYRTVFCDRSKAGEQRCDPSTTPESRRPCEKSSCKVGDWFTGPWSSCNGDCFDLTRSRQVLCIHNQLITEDKDCTPELKPQSVEKCSHEEVEYCAARWHYSDWSECSKPCGVGNQRRSVKCLEYDIKLNVLRESSQCRYTIREPIYRNCNAQKCEEVPKTEAVPICTDKFANCQLASKAKLCSYDYYRDNCCASCAGGI, encoded by the exons atgaaaacattgATTGCATTACTATTACTG GCCGTCCATGCCAGTGGCGATATTGATGGGCTGTATGCGCACAGTGGGTCCGTTAGTTGCGGAGGACTACTGTGCCGGCCTGTCACTGGGATCTTCACTCGTGATCCCCTCCCGGAACATGCCTACATACATGTTACCACCTTACCAGTGGGTGCatcaaatatttcaataacaGAACTGAAAAACAGCATCAACTTGCTAG ttttgcgTACATCTAAAGAGGTATCCATTTTCAATGGCGAGAATACTGTGTCCGAAAGTGGATCCTATGAAGCGGTTGGAGCCACATTCGACTATCACCGAATCGATGGAGCACAGGACAGTAATGGAGTTACCGAGTGGATCACAAGCATTGGGCCCATCAGGGATGCATTGCAACTTATG GTATTCACCAAGACACCGAATAATACTGGCATAAAGTACGAGTACATGCTGCCCATAATATCTGAGTCAGAGGAAAACGAGATGTCCTTGGAGAGCAACGATGGTCTGCTGAGATCCGGAATCGAGGACACCAGTTCGTCGAGCAGCTCGAGGGCGGGACGAAAGCGAATCTTTAACTGGAAAGTGATTGGGTTCAGTAGCTGCACGAAATCGTGCGGAGGCGGCACTCAGACACCCATTATACGTTGCATTCGGAAGAATCCATTGCGGTACTACTCGCAGCGTCGTTGCGTGCACTCCGTGAAGCCGGTGCTGAATGAGAACCTATTGCACTGCAACACGCAACCGTGTCCGGCGTACTGGCGCGTTGACGAGTGGGGCGAGTGCCGATGCCTCAGTAGCGGTGCCTTTCGCCGGCGGGAGGTGAGCTGTGTCCAGGAGCTCGCCTCCGGATTGGTCATACACGTGGATAAGTCCGCCTGCATGGCGGACCAGCCGCCCACCCAGAAGCAGTGCGAGTGTCCCAAGAACCGGCGACGCAATCTTTCGCGATACCGGCTACCAGGCAGCTTGGACCCCGGAAACAGCACCCAGGTCAAGCGCAGCAAGATCGACGGCACCGAAGTCCATGCCATCTGGTTGATGTCCGAATGGAATCAGTATTGCTCGGCCACGTGCGGGTCGGGCGTTGAGTATCGTACAGTATTTTGCGATCGGTCAAAGGCCGGCGAGCAGCGCTGTGATCCCAGCACCACTCCCGAAAGTCGTCGTCCCTGTGAGAAGTCCAGTTGCAAGGTGGGCGACTGGTTCACCGGTCCCTGGTCCTCCTGCAATGGCGACTGCTTCGACTTGACCCGCAGCCGGCAGGTGCTGTGCATCCACAACCAGCTGATCACAGAGGACAAGGACTGTACGCCGGAATTAAAGCCGCAATCCGTGGAGAAGTGCTCCCACGAGGAGGTGGAATACTGCGCTGCCCGTTGGCATTACTCGGACTGGTCGGAG TGTTCAAAACCATGTGGGGTTGGTAACCAGCGACGCAGTGTAAAATGTTTGGAGTACGACATAAAGTTGAACGTCTTACGGGAATCATCGCAATGTCGGTACACAATTAGAGAACCAATATATCGCAATTGCAATGCACAAAAGTGCGAAG AAGTGCCGAAAACTGAAGCTGTTCCGATATGTACTGATAAATTCGCCAACTGCCAATTGGCTTCGAAAGCAAAGTTATGTAGCTACGATTACTATCGCGACAACTGTTGTGCTTCTTGTGCCGGTGGTATTTAA
- the LOC128262100 gene encoding acid-sensing ion channel 5 isoform X3, with protein sequence MESKSFKNRRWLRSIINFIVLYFNNCCVHGFRYLVQTMLVVFEKFLWFVLLFVSIYFCIIVCLSSIDRYYTKSTHIGLERNYHFWNTTLPSLTICPMERLDNTLFADYCRKNGIKGPEKAIFWDFLENLANSTYVNFQNIPQSDQIDQIIKDIGLKPEHYMEVIYNLTVDSTYTPSEVNRTRCVDGQTFIHVRQVLTEYGLCYLGNSRLGEKYSSRYLIFGKYPEFNKYEHERRLIQYLEGSFFEKDVQYTLMGFSSPALDSYIHSAFEVMKVDTNFGYTTDGVVYDPISKEITADDNLERQTTITMRKCRFYHESNLTHFPFYTRNVCMQECRINLAYRICKCIPHFYPNRIANPKPVCDYKTLRSCFPRHASFFLQLYEENGKHEKPETCYCEQNCRDSVVTTRAALPMLGSKQLLGSIGSTVSVKNWPQNRLKRQVIFSMTDLLVSIGGTAGLFLGFSVLGFVEVLYFFTIRLIWQTLGYRL encoded by the exons ATGGAGTCTAAGTCGTTTAAAAATCGGCGATGGCTACGATCGATtataaatttcattgttttataCTTTAACAATTGTTGTGTTCATGGTTTCCGATATCTTGTCCAAACAATGCTGGTTGTCTTTGAAAA ATTCCTATGGTTTGTCTTGCTGTTTGTCTCAATTTATTTCTGTATTATTGTGTGCCTATCATCTATTGATCGTTACTATACGAAAAGCACACATATCGGATTGGAG CGAAACTACCACTTTTGGAACACCACCTTACCGAGTCTAACAATATGCCCAATGGAACGCCTTGACAATACATTGTTTGCTGATTATTGTCG GAAAAACGGCATTAAGGGACCAGAGAAGGCAATTTTTTGGGACTTTCTAGAGAACTTGGCCAATTCTACGTACGtgaattttcaaaacataccCCAGAGCGATCAGATCGATCAAATAATTAAGGACATAGGCCTGAAGCCGGAACACTACATGGAGGTTATCTACAATCTAACCGTGGACTCAACTTACACCCCAAGCGAAGTCAATCGCACCCGCTGTGTCGATGGTCAGACTTTCATTCATGTCCGACAGGTTCTCACGGAGTACGGACTGTGCTACCTGGGAAACTCTAGGTTGGGCGAAAAGTACAGTTCCCGGTATTTGATCTTCGGAAAGTATCCCGAGTTCAACAAATACGAGCACGAGCGTAGGCTTATTCAATATCTGGAGGGTTCGTTTTTTGAAAAGGACGTTCAGTATACACTAATGGGTTTTTCCAGCCCGGCATTGGAT AGTTACATACATTCTGCATTCGAAGTAATGAAAGTGGACACAAATTTCGGTTATACAACAGACGGAGTGGTGTACGATCCAATCTCCAAAGAGATTACTGCTGATGATAACCTGGAAAGGCAA ACCACCATCACAATGAGAAAATGTCGGTTTTACCACGAATCCAATTTGACCCATTTTCCATTCTATACTAGAAATGTTTGCATGCAAGAGTGCCGAATCAATCTGGCATACAGAATATGTAAATGTATACCCCACTTCTACCCCAATCGCA TCGCAAATCCGAAGCCGGTGTGCGATTACAAAACTTTAAGATCCTGCTTTCCTCGTCATGCAA gtttttttctACAACTCTACGAGGAAAATGGAAAGCACGAGAAGCCCGAAACATGCTATTGCGAACAGAACTGCCGTGACTCTGTAGTTACTACAAGAGCCGCCCTC CCAATGTTGGGATCAAAACAATTACTTGGAAGTATTGGAAGCACCGTATCTGTCAAAAACTGGCCACAAAATCGACTTAAGCGTCAAGTTATATTTTCAATGACCGATCTGTTAG TTTCAATCGGCGGAACGGCAGGACTGTTTCTTGGATTCAGTGTTTTGGGCTTCGTTGAAGTTTTATACTTCTTTACAATTAGGTTGATCTGGCAAACACTGGGTTACCggctttaa
- the LOC128262100 gene encoding sodium channel protein Nach isoform X2 yields the protein MEVIYNLTVDSTYTPSEVNRTRCVDGQTFIHVRQVLTEYGLCYLGNSRLGEKYSSRYLIFGKYPEFNKYEHERRLIQYLEGSFFEKDVQYTLMGFSSPALDSYIHSAFEVMKVDTNFGYTTDGVVYDPISKEITADDNLESETTITMRKCRFYHESNLTHFPFYTRNVCMQECRINLAYRICKCIPHFYPNRIANPKPVCDYKTLRSCFPRHASFFLQLYEENGKHEKPETCYCEQNCRDSVVTTRAALPMLGSKQLLGSIGSTVSVKNWPQNRLKRQVIFSMTDLLVSIGGTAGLFLGFSVLGFVEVLYFFTIRLIWQTLGYRL from the exons ATGGAGGTTATCTACAATCTAACCGTGGACTCAACTTACACCCCAAGCGAAGTCAATCGCACCCGCTGTGTCGATGGTCAGACTTTCATTCATGTCCGACAGGTTCTCACGGAGTACGGACTGTGCTACCTGGGAAACTCTAGGTTGGGCGAAAAGTACAGTTCCCGGTATTTGATCTTCGGAAAGTATCCCGAGTTCAACAAATACGAGCACGAGCGTAGGCTTATTCAATATCTGGAGGGTTCGTTTTTTGAAAAGGACGTTCAGTATACACTAATGGGTTTTTCCAGCCCGGCATTGGAT AGTTACATACATTCTGCATTCGAAGTAATGAAAGTGGACACAAATTTCGGTTATACAACAGACGGAGTGGTGTACGATCCAATCTCCAAAGAGATTACTGCTGATGATAACCTGGAAAG TGAGACCACCATCACAATGAGAAAATGTCGGTTTTACCACGAATCCAATTTGACCCATTTTCCATTCTATACTAGAAATGTTTGCATGCAAGAGTGCCGAATCAATCTGGCATACAGAATATGTAAATGTATACCCCACTTCTACCCCAATCGCA TCGCAAATCCGAAGCCGGTGTGCGATTACAAAACTTTAAGATCCTGCTTTCCTCGTCATGCAA gtttttttctACAACTCTACGAGGAAAATGGAAAGCACGAGAAGCCCGAAACATGCTATTGCGAACAGAACTGCCGTGACTCTGTAGTTACTACAAGAGCCGCCCTC CCAATGTTGGGATCAAAACAATTACTTGGAAGTATTGGAAGCACCGTATCTGTCAAAAACTGGCCACAAAATCGACTTAAGCGTCAAGTTATATTTTCAATGACCGATCTGTTAG TTTCAATCGGCGGAACGGCAGGACTGTTTCTTGGATTCAGTGTTTTGGGCTTCGTTGAAGTTTTATACTTCTTTACAATTAGGTTGATCTGGCAAACACTGGGTTACCggctttaa
- the LOC128262100 gene encoding acid-sensing ion channel 5 isoform X1, giving the protein MERLDNTLFADYCRKNGIKGPEKAIFWDFLENLANSTYVNFQNIPQSDQIDQIIKDIGLKPEHYMEVIYNLTVDSTYTPSEVNRTRCVDGQTFIHVRQVLTEYGLCYLGNSRLGEKYSSRYLIFGKYPEFNKYEHERRLIQYLEGSFFEKDVQYTLMGFSSPALDSYIHSAFEVMKVDTNFGYTTDGVVYDPISKEITADDNLESETTITMRKCRFYHESNLTHFPFYTRNVCMQECRINLAYRICKCIPHFYPNRIANPKPVCDYKTLRSCFPRHASFFLQLYEENGKHEKPETCYCEQNCRDSVVTTRAALPMLGSKQLLGSIGSTVSVKNWPQNRLKRQVIFSMTDLLVSIGGTAGLFLGFSVLGFVEVLYFFTIRLIWQTLGYRL; this is encoded by the exons ATGGAACGCCTTGACAATACATTGTTTGCTGATTATTGTCG GAAAAACGGCATTAAGGGACCAGAGAAGGCAATTTTTTGGGACTTTCTAGAGAACTTGGCCAATTCTACGTACGtgaattttcaaaacataccCCAGAGCGATCAGATCGATCAAATAATTAAGGACATAGGCCTGAAGCCGGAACACTACATGGAGGTTATCTACAATCTAACCGTGGACTCAACTTACACCCCAAGCGAAGTCAATCGCACCCGCTGTGTCGATGGTCAGACTTTCATTCATGTCCGACAGGTTCTCACGGAGTACGGACTGTGCTACCTGGGAAACTCTAGGTTGGGCGAAAAGTACAGTTCCCGGTATTTGATCTTCGGAAAGTATCCCGAGTTCAACAAATACGAGCACGAGCGTAGGCTTATTCAATATCTGGAGGGTTCGTTTTTTGAAAAGGACGTTCAGTATACACTAATGGGTTTTTCCAGCCCGGCATTGGAT AGTTACATACATTCTGCATTCGAAGTAATGAAAGTGGACACAAATTTCGGTTATACAACAGACGGAGTGGTGTACGATCCAATCTCCAAAGAGATTACTGCTGATGATAACCTGGAAAG TGAGACCACCATCACAATGAGAAAATGTCGGTTTTACCACGAATCCAATTTGACCCATTTTCCATTCTATACTAGAAATGTTTGCATGCAAGAGTGCCGAATCAATCTGGCATACAGAATATGTAAATGTATACCCCACTTCTACCCCAATCGCA TCGCAAATCCGAAGCCGGTGTGCGATTACAAAACTTTAAGATCCTGCTTTCCTCGTCATGCAA gtttttttctACAACTCTACGAGGAAAATGGAAAGCACGAGAAGCCCGAAACATGCTATTGCGAACAGAACTGCCGTGACTCTGTAGTTACTACAAGAGCCGCCCTC CCAATGTTGGGATCAAAACAATTACTTGGAAGTATTGGAAGCACCGTATCTGTCAAAAACTGGCCACAAAATCGACTTAAGCGTCAAGTTATATTTTCAATGACCGATCTGTTAG TTTCAATCGGCGGAACGGCAGGACTGTTTCTTGGATTCAGTGTTTTGGGCTTCGTTGAAGTTTTATACTTCTTTACAATTAGGTTGATCTGGCAAACACTGGGTTACCggctttaa